From a single Paraburkholderia sp. D15 genomic region:
- the aceA gene encoding isocitrate lyase, translating to MTTREEQAKQLQQQWDTDPRWKGVKRTYSADDVIRLRGSVQVEHTLAKRGAQKLWESVNTEPFVNSLGALTGNQAMQQVKAGLKAIYLSGWQVAGDANVAGEMYPDQSLYPANSVPLVVKRINNTLTRADQIQWSEGKNPGDEGYIDYFAPIVADAEAGFGGVLNAFELMKAMIEAGASGVHFEDQLASVKKCGHMGGKVLVPTREAVAKLTAARLAADVSGVPTVLLARTDAEAADLVTSDVDDNDKPFLTGERTVEGFYRTRPGLEQAISRGLAYAPYADMIWCETGKPDLEFAKKFADAIHKEYPDQLLSYNCSPSFNWKKNLDDATIAKFQRELGAMGYKFQFITLAGFHALNYSMFNLAHGYARNQMTAFVEMQQAEFAAADKGFTAVKHQREVGTGYFDAVTQTVEREASTTALHGSTEDEQFFDKKVA from the coding sequence ATGACGACGCGCGAAGAACAGGCAAAGCAACTCCAGCAACAGTGGGACACCGATCCGCGCTGGAAAGGCGTGAAGCGGACCTATTCGGCGGACGACGTGATCCGTCTGCGCGGCTCGGTGCAGGTCGAGCACACGCTCGCCAAACGCGGCGCGCAAAAGCTGTGGGAAAGCGTGAACACCGAGCCGTTCGTCAACTCGCTCGGCGCGCTGACCGGCAACCAGGCGATGCAGCAGGTCAAGGCCGGCCTGAAGGCAATCTATCTGTCCGGCTGGCAGGTGGCGGGCGATGCGAACGTCGCCGGTGAAATGTACCCGGACCAGTCGCTGTATCCGGCGAACTCGGTGCCGCTCGTGGTCAAGCGCATCAACAACACGCTGACGCGCGCCGACCAGATCCAGTGGTCGGAAGGCAAGAATCCGGGCGACGAAGGCTACATCGACTACTTCGCGCCGATCGTCGCCGACGCGGAAGCCGGTTTCGGCGGCGTGCTGAACGCGTTCGAACTGATGAAGGCGATGATCGAAGCGGGCGCATCGGGCGTGCACTTCGAAGATCAACTGGCCTCGGTGAAGAAGTGCGGCCACATGGGCGGCAAGGTGCTGGTGCCGACCCGCGAAGCCGTCGCGAAGCTGACCGCCGCGCGTCTGGCCGCCGACGTCTCCGGCGTGCCGACCGTGCTGCTGGCGCGCACCGACGCGGAAGCGGCCGACCTCGTGACGTCGGATGTCGACGACAACGACAAGCCGTTCCTGACCGGCGAGCGCACCGTGGAAGGCTTCTACCGCACCCGCCCGGGTCTTGAACAGGCGATTTCGCGCGGCCTCGCCTATGCGCCGTATGCCGACATGATCTGGTGCGAAACCGGCAAGCCGGACCTCGAATTCGCGAAGAAATTCGCCGACGCGATCCACAAGGAGTATCCGGACCAGCTGCTGTCGTACAACTGCTCGCCGTCGTTCAACTGGAAGAAGAACCTGGACGACGCGACCATCGCCAAGTTCCAGCGCGAACTCGGCGCGATGGGCTACAAGTTCCAGTTCATCACGCTGGCCGGCTTCCACGCGCTGAACTACTCGATGTTCAACCTCGCGCACGGTTACGCCCGCAACCAGATGACGGCCTTCGTCGAAATGCAGCAGGCCGAATTCGCTGCCGCCGACAAGGGCTTCACCGCGGTCAAGCATCAGCGCGAAGTCGGCACCGGCTACTTCGACGCCGTCACGCAGACGGTGGAACGTGAAGCGTCGACGACGGCGCTGCACGGTTCGACGGAAGACGAGCAATTCTTCGACAAGAAGGTCGCTTAA
- a CDS encoding universal stress protein yields the protein MFRHILVPTDGSDLSRKAIDGAIDLAQAVGADVTAYACLPQYPYSPFSDVVVEPPSEFLQRSEREARVHLREVELAGRRVGVAVLSRTSVHPAPYLGIIEAAEQGHCDVIFMASHGRRGLGSLLIGSETQRVLTHTKIPVIVYR from the coding sequence ATGTTCAGGCACATCCTGGTTCCGACCGATGGTTCCGATCTGTCGCGCAAGGCGATCGACGGCGCGATCGATCTCGCGCAGGCGGTCGGCGCGGACGTCACCGCGTATGCGTGTCTGCCGCAATATCCGTACTCGCCGTTCTCGGACGTGGTGGTCGAACCGCCGTCCGAATTCCTGCAACGCAGCGAGCGCGAAGCGCGCGTGCATCTGCGCGAAGTCGAGCTGGCGGGGCGGCGTGTCGGCGTGGCGGTGCTCAGTCGTACCAGCGTGCATCCGGCGCCGTATCTCGGGATCATCGAAGCGGCCGAGCAGGGCCATTGCGATGTGATCTTCATGGCGTCGCACGGGCGGCGCGGGCTCGGCAGCCTGCTGATCGGCAGCGAAACGCAGCGGGTGCTCACGCATACGAAAATTCCGGTGATCGTGTACCGGTGA
- a CDS encoding LysR family transcriptional regulator, with the protein MDRFKQIETFVTVAAKGSLSAAASAEGVAPAIIGRRIDALEERLGVKLLVRTTRKITLTFEGSAFLEDCQRIIHDMQNAEASVSAGGVKASGHLRLSAPAGFGRRHVAPLVPPFTVAHPDVSITLDLSDRLVDLVNEGFDCAVRLGELPDSSLVSLKLGENRRVCVASPTYLNRRGAPHTLADLAHHNCLALGASANQQRGWMFQQADKVVSIKVSGMMECSDGAVLHEWCLEGYGLAWRSWWEVGEDIAAGRLVSVLDEFAAPPIGIHAVFPQRRHLPLRVRLFLDFLKHTYGDPGYWGEGAG; encoded by the coding sequence ATGGACCGTTTTAAGCAGATCGAGACTTTCGTTACCGTCGCGGCCAAGGGCAGTCTGTCCGCCGCGGCATCCGCCGAGGGCGTCGCCCCGGCGATCATCGGCCGCCGTATCGATGCGCTCGAGGAGCGCCTCGGCGTCAAGCTGCTGGTGCGCACCACGCGCAAGATCACGCTGACTTTCGAGGGCTCGGCTTTCCTCGAAGACTGTCAGCGCATCATTCACGACATGCAGAACGCCGAGGCTAGCGTGTCGGCAGGCGGCGTCAAGGCGAGCGGCCATTTGCGGCTGTCCGCGCCGGCGGGCTTCGGACGCCGCCACGTCGCGCCGCTGGTGCCGCCGTTCACCGTCGCGCACCCGGACGTGTCGATCACGCTCGATCTGTCCGACCGGCTCGTCGATCTCGTCAACGAGGGGTTCGACTGCGCGGTGCGGCTCGGCGAGCTGCCGGATTCGTCGCTGGTATCGCTCAAGCTCGGCGAAAACCGCCGCGTGTGCGTGGCGTCGCCGACCTATCTGAACCGGCGCGGCGCACCGCACACGCTGGCCGATCTCGCGCACCACAACTGCCTCGCGCTCGGCGCGAGCGCGAACCAGCAGCGCGGCTGGATGTTCCAGCAGGCCGACAAGGTGGTGTCGATCAAGGTGTCCGGCATGATGGAGTGCTCGGACGGCGCGGTGCTGCATGAATGGTGTCTCGAGGGCTACGGTCTCGCGTGGCGCTCGTGGTGGGAAGTCGGCGAGGACATCGCCGCCGGCCGGCTGGTCAGCGTGCTCGACGAATTCGCCGCGCCGCCGATCGGCATCCACGCGGTGTTTCCGCAGCGCCGCCATCTGCCGCTGCGCGTCAGGCTGTTTCTGGACTTTCTCAAGCATACGTACGGCGATCCGGGTTATTGGGGCGAGGGCGCAGGCTGA
- a CDS encoding (S)-2-haloacid dehalogenase, producing MSAITTLIPKAVIFDAYGTLFDVHSVIAAAEQMFPGHGAALSQLWRQKQIEYTQLRTLADPAGAHYRPFWDITLDALRFAAKKLQLTLGRSAEKRLMDEYACLSAFPDAVPALRLLREASLPAPGTSGVAGAPGVANTPGAAQVTAATSGAAPRARLAILSNGNPQMLDIAVKSAGMTGLFDHVLSVDAVRAYKPSPAAYSLATQTFDAPPREIVFVSSNGWDVAGATWFGFTTFWLNRQHAPVEELGVVPHGAGASMNDLLAFLKNPASPGRSSGSGNGRTRHSPGA from the coding sequence ATGTCGGCCATAACGACACTCATCCCTAAAGCAGTGATTTTCGACGCGTATGGCACGCTTTTTGACGTGCACTCGGTGATCGCTGCCGCGGAGCAGATGTTCCCCGGCCACGGTGCGGCGTTGTCGCAGTTGTGGCGGCAGAAGCAGATCGAGTACACGCAGTTGCGCACGCTGGCCGATCCGGCGGGCGCCCACTACCGGCCGTTCTGGGACATCACGCTCGACGCGCTGCGCTTCGCCGCGAAGAAGCTCCAGCTCACGCTGGGCCGTAGCGCCGAAAAACGACTGATGGACGAATACGCGTGCCTGTCCGCCTTCCCCGATGCCGTGCCCGCATTGCGCCTGTTGCGCGAGGCATCGCTGCCCGCGCCGGGTACATCGGGTGTGGCGGGTGCGCCGGGTGTGGCGAACACGCCAGGCGCCGCTCAGGTAACGGCCGCGACCTCCGGCGCGGCGCCTCGCGCGCGTCTCGCGATCCTCTCGAACGGCAATCCGCAAATGCTCGACATCGCCGTGAAGAGCGCCGGCATGACCGGGCTGTTCGATCACGTCCTGTCCGTCGACGCCGTACGCGCGTACAAACCCTCGCCCGCCGCCTATTCGCTCGCCACGCAAACCTTCGACGCGCCGCCGCGCGAGATCGTCTTCGTGTCGTCGAACGGCTGGGACGTGGCCGGCGCGACATGGTTCGGCTTCACCACTTTCTGGCTCAACCGGCAACACGCACCCGTCGAAGAACTGGGCGTCGTGCCGCATGGGGCGGGCGCCAGTATGAACGATCTGCTCGCATTCCTGAAAAACCCCGCGTCGCCCGGCCGCAGCAGCGGCTCCGGCAACGGCCGCACGCGCCACAGCCCTGGCGCATGA
- the aceB gene encoding malate synthase A has protein sequence MSNSQSSLSLPQGMAITAEIKPGYEAILTREGLELVAALHRTFEPRRQQLLQARVERTRRLDAGERPDFLAETKHVRDGDWKIAPLPADLQCRRVEITGPVERKMIINALNSGADSYMTDFEDSNAPSWDNQITGHINLKDAVRRTISLEQNGKSYTLNDKIATLIVRPRGWHLDEKHVTVDGQRVSGGIFDFALFMVHNAKELVARGSGPYFYLPKMESHLEARLWNDIFVATQEAVGVPRGTIRATVLIETIVAAFEMDEILYELREHSSGLNAGRWDYIFSAIKKFKSDRDFCLADRSQITMTSPFMRAYALLLLKTCHRRNAPAIGGMSALIPIKNDPTANEKAMGGVRSDKARDAGDGYDGGWVAHPGLVPIAMEEFVKVLGDKPNQIDRQRDDVLVTGTDLTDFRPEAPITEGGLRNNINVGIHYLGAWLAGNGCVPIHNLMEDAATAEISRSQVWQWIRSPKGKLEDGRKVTAELVRELSAQELDKVKQAVGGDTKPYERAAQIFEEMSTSEAFTDFLTLPLYEEI, from the coding sequence ATGTCGAATTCGCAGTCTTCTCTCTCGCTGCCGCAAGGCATGGCAATCACGGCTGAGATCAAGCCGGGCTATGAAGCGATCCTCACGCGCGAAGGGCTGGAACTCGTCGCCGCGCTGCATCGCACGTTCGAGCCGCGCCGCCAGCAGTTGCTGCAGGCGCGCGTGGAACGCACCCGGCGCCTCGACGCCGGCGAGCGCCCCGACTTCCTCGCCGAGACGAAGCACGTGCGCGACGGCGACTGGAAGATCGCGCCGCTGCCGGCGGACCTGCAATGCCGCCGTGTGGAAATCACCGGTCCGGTCGAGCGCAAGATGATCATCAACGCGCTGAACTCCGGCGCGGATTCGTACATGACCGACTTCGAGGATTCGAACGCGCCGAGCTGGGATAACCAGATCACCGGTCACATCAATCTGAAGGACGCGGTGCGCCGCACGATCTCGCTGGAACAGAACGGCAAGTCGTACACGCTGAACGACAAGATCGCCACGCTGATCGTGCGTCCGCGCGGCTGGCATCTGGACGAAAAGCACGTGACGGTGGACGGCCAGCGCGTGTCGGGCGGGATCTTCGATTTCGCGCTGTTCATGGTGCACAACGCGAAGGAACTGGTGGCGCGCGGCTCGGGCCCCTACTTCTATCTGCCGAAGATGGAAAGCCATCTCGAAGCGCGTCTGTGGAACGACATCTTCGTCGCCACGCAGGAAGCGGTCGGCGTGCCGCGCGGCACGATTCGCGCGACGGTGCTGATCGAAACGATCGTCGCCGCGTTCGAAATGGACGAAATCCTGTACGAACTGCGTGAACACAGCTCGGGCCTGAATGCCGGCCGTTGGGACTACATCTTCTCGGCGATCAAGAAGTTCAAGTCGGATCGCGATTTCTGCCTCGCCGACCGCTCGCAGATCACGATGACCTCGCCGTTCATGCGCGCCTACGCGCTGCTGCTGCTGAAGACCTGCCATCGCCGCAACGCGCCGGCGATCGGTGGCATGAGCGCGCTGATTCCGATCAAGAACGATCCGACGGCCAACGAAAAAGCGATGGGCGGCGTGCGCTCGGACAAGGCGCGCGATGCGGGCGACGGTTACGACGGCGGCTGGGTCGCGCACCCGGGCCTCGTGCCGATCGCGATGGAAGAATTCGTCAAGGTGCTCGGCGACAAGCCGAACCAGATCGACCGCCAGCGCGACGACGTGCTCGTCACCGGCACCGATCTGACGGACTTCCGTCCGGAAGCGCCGATCACCGAAGGCGGCCTGCGCAACAACATCAACGTCGGCATCCACTACTTGGGCGCATGGCTCGCGGGCAACGGCTGCGTGCCGATCCACAACCTGATGGAAGACGCCGCCACCGCCGAAATCTCGCGCTCGCAGGTGTGGCAGTGGATCCGCTCGCCGAAGGGCAAGCTCGAGGATGGCCGCAAGGTGACCGCCGAGCTGGTGCGTGAGCTGTCGGCGCAGGAACTCGACAAGGTGAAGCAGGCCGTGGGCGGCGATACGAAGCCGTACGAGCGCGCCGCGCAGATCTTCGAGGAGATGTCGACGTCGGAGGCATTCACCGACTTCCTGACGCTGCCGCTGTACGAAGAGATTTGA
- a CDS encoding gamma-glutamylcyclotransferase family protein: MQTVFVYGTLRAGEVNDLRDAAARNDIAAPTLLGSASVRGHLFDFGSYPGLVVDEAGVDVIGDVYEIDDDLVAVLDEIEAVYPGVEDRFLAREVMVKVDGNVVNCRFYPVAPGAVKGLPEIRSGDWVAHRSTR; the protein is encoded by the coding sequence ATGCAAACCGTCTTTGTATACGGCACATTGCGCGCCGGTGAAGTGAACGACCTGCGCGACGCCGCGGCCCGCAACGACATCGCGGCGCCGACGCTGCTCGGCTCGGCCTCGGTGCGCGGCCATCTGTTCGACTTCGGTTCGTACCCGGGGCTGGTGGTCGATGAAGCGGGCGTCGACGTGATCGGCGACGTCTACGAGATCGACGACGATCTGGTGGCCGTGCTCGACGAAATCGAAGCGGTGTACCCGGGCGTCGAGGATCGTTTTCTCGCGCGCGAGGTGATGGTGAAGGTGGACGGCAACGTCGTGAACTGCCGCTTCTATCCGGTTGCGCCGGGCGCGGTGAAGGGGTTGCCCGAGATCAGATCGGGCGACTGGGTCGCGCATCGCAGCACGCGCTGA
- the rraA gene encoding ribonuclease E activity regulator RraA — protein MTFTTADLCDAHEAQLTLGALRVLEPIFHLFSRTESFSGPAVTLKVFEDNALVRTTLEEPGNGRVLVVDGGGSLRCALVGGNLAQIAQDNGWAGIVVNGCVRDALELNEAEVGVVALTTCPRRCGKRGGGERDVPVQLPGASVQPGEWIYADIDGVLVSNAALD, from the coding sequence ATGACCTTCACCACCGCCGACCTCTGCGACGCACACGAAGCGCAGTTGACGCTCGGCGCGCTGCGCGTGCTCGAACCCATCTTTCATCTGTTCAGCCGCACCGAAAGTTTTAGCGGGCCGGCCGTGACGCTGAAAGTCTTCGAGGACAACGCGCTGGTGCGCACCACGCTCGAGGAGCCGGGCAACGGCCGGGTGCTGGTCGTCGATGGCGGTGGCAGTTTGCGCTGCGCGCTGGTCGGCGGCAATCTCGCGCAGATTGCGCAGGACAACGGCTGGGCCGGCATCGTCGTGAATGGCTGCGTGCGCGATGCGCTGGAGTTGAACGAAGCGGAGGTCGGCGTCGTCGCGCTGACAACGTGTCCGCGGCGCTGCGGCAAACGCGGCGGCGGAGAGCGCGACGTGCCCGTGCAACTGCCCGGCGCGTCGGTGCAGCCGGGCGAGTGGATCTATGCGGACATCGACGGCGTGCTGGTGTCGAACGCGGCGCTGGACTGA
- a CDS encoding helix-turn-helix transcriptional regulator produces MTSSVDIAPSSFVRFADIPPEFRPTDTHPIRVRSRPMAAGWRIARHTHAWAQVAYASRGVLRVATSGTTWMVPPSRAIWVPPHIEHEVFAIEDAFLRTLYITENTAPASLDTPRVVEVSNLLREVIAALDTLDLPPARESLLGALALDELTRSEPLPLSVPMPNEKRLRALCEAVLADPTHGESLEQWASSVGASTRTIARLFRQELGVSFSQWRQQAILARAIPLLSQGRPLSHVALELGYQSQSAFSAMFRRAFGESPRAFIERGSEHRAETGDHDDMETD; encoded by the coding sequence ATGACTTCGTCCGTCGACATCGCTCCGTCGAGTTTCGTCCGCTTCGCCGATATTCCGCCGGAGTTCCGGCCCACCGACACGCATCCGATCCGCGTGCGCTCGCGGCCGATGGCCGCCGGCTGGCGCATCGCGCGTCACACCCACGCGTGGGCGCAAGTCGCGTATGCATCGCGCGGCGTGTTGCGGGTCGCGACGAGCGGCACGACGTGGATGGTGCCGCCCTCGCGCGCAATCTGGGTGCCGCCGCATATCGAACACGAAGTCTTCGCCATCGAGGATGCGTTCCTGCGCACGCTCTACATCACCGAAAACACCGCGCCCGCCTCGCTCGATACGCCGCGCGTGGTCGAGGTGTCCAATCTGCTGCGCGAAGTGATCGCCGCGCTCGACACGCTCGACCTGCCGCCCGCACGCGAAAGCCTGCTCGGCGCGTTGGCGCTCGATGAACTCACGCGCTCCGAACCGTTGCCGCTCTCGGTGCCGATGCCCAACGAAAAGCGCCTGCGCGCGCTGTGCGAAGCCGTACTCGCGGACCCGACGCACGGCGAGTCGCTCGAACAATGGGCAAGCAGCGTGGGGGCGAGCACACGCACGATCGCGCGGCTGTTCCGGCAGGAGTTGGGCGTGAGTTTTTCGCAGTGGCGTCAGCAGGCGATTCTGGCGCGCGCGATTCCGCTGTTGAGTCAGGGACGGCCGTTATCGCACGTGGCGCTGGAATTGGGCTATCAAAGTCAGAGCGCGTTTTCCGCGATGTTCCGGCGCGCGTTCGGCGAGAGTCCGCGCGCGTTTATCGAGCGCGGCTCCGAGCACCGCGCGGAAACGGGCGATCACGACGACATGGAGACGGACTGA
- a CDS encoding GNAT family N-acetyltransferase: MFDPTEAPLPFHLRNASMDDFEFAEALTRNNMGGYYRRHHLVWRADLFLGSWRESENFILEMDGQPIGVLRITEEGDSLHIRDVQIAEGHRRLGAGTYLLDISHQWARERGLRELQLRVFVDNPAARLYQRKGYKLTGPRLAQLGAIRHLARRV; the protein is encoded by the coding sequence ATGTTCGATCCCACCGAAGCTCCGTTACCGTTTCATCTGCGCAATGCGAGCATGGACGATTTCGAGTTCGCCGAGGCGCTGACGCGCAACAACATGGGCGGCTACTATCGCCGGCATCATCTCGTGTGGCGCGCGGATCTGTTTCTCGGCAGTTGGCGCGAGTCGGAGAACTTCATTCTCGAAATGGATGGGCAGCCCATCGGTGTGCTGCGTATCACGGAGGAAGGCGATTCGCTGCATATCCGCGACGTGCAGATCGCGGAAGGGCATCGGCGCCTGGGGGCTGGCACCTATCTGCTGGACATCTCGCATCAATGGGCGCGCGAACGCGGTCTGCGCGAGCTGCAACTCAGAGTGTTCGTCGATAATCCTGCCGCGCGCCTGTATCAACGCAAGGGCTACAAGCTCACCGGGCCGCGTCTCGCGCAACTCGGCGCAATCCGTCATCTGGCTCGGCGGGTTTGA
- a CDS encoding fumarate hydratase C-terminal domain-containing protein, which produces MSRLHDLKLPLTREQVLELQLGDMVRLSGEITVSIGLPTHKRLAQAIEEGAPLPVDLRDGAFFHLSTYVNETPDGPEALYLNPSTSTRYNPWMPALIRGLGVRLVGGKGGLDDASAAALLECGCAYLSFPGGGLNLLSRALRRVVAMNWTEYISQFRLLTLEVDQLGPATVAIDARGNSLYAQLHEQAVERMPAIVGTLGHR; this is translated from the coding sequence ATGAGCCGGCTACACGATCTGAAATTGCCGTTGACTCGCGAGCAGGTGCTCGAACTGCAGCTTGGCGACATGGTGCGGTTGTCGGGGGAGATCACCGTCAGTATCGGACTGCCGACTCACAAGCGCCTCGCGCAGGCGATCGAAGAGGGCGCGCCGCTACCGGTCGATCTGCGCGACGGCGCATTCTTCCATCTGAGCACGTATGTGAACGAGACGCCCGATGGTCCCGAGGCGCTTTATCTGAATCCGAGCACGAGCACGCGCTACAACCCGTGGATGCCGGCCTTGATTCGCGGTCTCGGCGTGCGGCTCGTCGGCGGTAAAGGCGGTCTCGACGACGCCAGCGCGGCGGCGCTTCTCGAATGCGGGTGCGCGTATCTGTCATTTCCGGGCGGCGGGCTGAATCTGCTGTCGCGCGCGTTGCGCCGGGTCGTCGCGATGAACTGGACGGAATACATCTCGCAGTTCAGGCTGCTGACGCTCGAGGTCGACCAGCTCGGGCCGGCCACCGTCGCGATCGATGCGCGCGGCAACAGCCTCTACGCGCAGTTGCATGAGCAGGCGGTCGAGCGGATGCCGGCGATCGTCGGCACGCTCGGGCATCGTTGA
- a CDS encoding fumarate hydratase produces the protein MSIDSATLKRVTAQLYERSLKTIPDDTRVFLQNASERETNPTGRATLKILVESADGARRDDSLVCSDVGIPTYSIKIGTRVQFDGPVRAAIRDGFAELATSISPPILKMVTNPLTHERSYAGKDMPIVSFDVIDDADYVDIVCSPKAMGTGRWEAIDAFVYPTHDQIERFVLDTMLRAGSQPCLPLVIGVGIGGTFDYAARLAKEQMLRPFGQINQEPLLAKMEQRLLDAINRMGFGPMGTGGDTTAMAVHIDYAASHGFVPVAVCFNCWINRRTAARIHGDGRVEFLEGGR, from the coding sequence ATGTCAATTGACAGTGCGACACTGAAACGCGTCACCGCGCAGCTCTACGAGCGCTCATTGAAGACGATTCCCGACGATACGCGCGTGTTTTTGCAGAATGCGTCGGAGCGCGAAACGAATCCGACCGGCCGCGCGACGCTGAAAATCCTCGTGGAGAGCGCGGACGGCGCGCGCCGCGACGATTCGCTCGTGTGCAGCGACGTCGGTATCCCGACATACAGCATCAAGATCGGGACGCGCGTGCAGTTCGACGGTCCGGTGCGCGCCGCGATCCGGGACGGTTTCGCCGAGCTCGCCACGTCGATCTCGCCGCCGATCCTGAAGATGGTCACCAACCCGCTGACGCACGAGCGCAGTTATGCGGGCAAGGACATGCCGATCGTCAGTTTCGATGTGATCGACGACGCCGATTACGTCGATATCGTCTGTTCGCCGAAGGCGATGGGGACGGGCCGCTGGGAGGCGATCGACGCGTTCGTCTATCCGACTCATGACCAGATCGAACGCTTCGTACTCGACACGATGCTGCGCGCGGGGTCGCAGCCGTGCCTGCCGCTGGTGATCGGCGTCGGTATCGGCGGGACCTTCGACTATGCGGCGCGTCTGGCCAAGGAGCAGATGCTGCGCCCGTTCGGGCAGATCAATCAGGAGCCGCTGCTCGCGAAGATGGAGCAGCGTCTGCTGGACGCGATCAACAGGATGGGCTTCGGCCCGATGGGCACGGGCGGCGACACGACGGCGATGGCGGTTCATATCGACTACGCGGCGAGCCATGGTTTCGTACCGGTCGCCGTGTGTTTCAACTGCTGGATCAACCGTCGCACGGCTGCGCGCATACATGGCGATGGCCGCGTCGAATTCCTGGAGGGCGGACGATGA
- a CDS encoding 2-dehydropantoate 2-reductase, which yields MTPFSSHARRIGIVGAGAIGGHFAARLALAGHRVSVLARGDTLRALDTSGLRYTSPGQPERVVEVHAHARADEIGPQDLVVIALKSHALPALAAALIPLIGPRTVVLPVGNGLPWWYCLAPGHPLEGLRLTSVDPDGRIARALPFAQVLGGSVMASCSSPAPGVVKHHSGGRITLGEPCAGVSERAADWARTLTEAGLPTVASDDIRRDLWIKLLGNACSNPLSVLTQTTTDRLLDAPGTRDVYERLMTECLTIGRQAGLALDIDIAARIAQTRELGAVKTSMLQDLEAGRPLELDAILGAPLECAARLDVDAPLMRTVLALATLRATSATT from the coding sequence ATGACTCCATTCTCCTCGCACGCACGGCGCATCGGCATCGTCGGCGCCGGTGCGATCGGCGGTCACTTTGCCGCCCGCCTCGCACTTGCCGGTCACCGCGTGTCCGTGCTCGCGCGCGGCGATACGCTGCGCGCACTCGACACGTCCGGTCTTCGCTACACGAGCCCCGGCCAGCCGGAACGCGTCGTCGAGGTCCACGCCCATGCCCGCGCCGACGAGATCGGCCCGCAGGATCTCGTCGTCATCGCATTGAAGTCCCACGCGCTGCCGGCGCTCGCCGCTGCGCTGATCCCGCTCATCGGGCCGCGCACCGTCGTGCTGCCGGTCGGCAATGGATTGCCGTGGTGGTACTGCCTCGCGCCTGGCCACCCGCTCGAGGGATTGCGCCTGACGAGCGTCGACCCGGATGGCCGCATCGCGCGCGCACTGCCGTTCGCGCAGGTGCTCGGCGGCAGCGTGATGGCCTCGTGCAGTTCGCCCGCGCCCGGCGTGGTGAAGCATCACAGCGGCGGCCGGATCACGCTCGGCGAGCCGTGCGCCGGCGTGAGCGAACGCGCCGCCGACTGGGCACGCACGCTGACGGAAGCCGGTCTGCCGACGGTCGCGAGCGACGACATCCGGCGCGACCTGTGGATCAAGCTGCTCGGCAACGCGTGCTCCAACCCGCTCAGCGTACTCACCCAGACGACCACCGACCGCCTGCTCGACGCCCCCGGCACGCGCGACGTCTACGAGCGGCTGATGACCGAATGCCTCACGATCGGACGACAGGCGGGCCTTGCGCTCGACATCGACATCGCCGCGCGGATCGCGCAAACGCGCGAACTGGGCGCGGTCAAGACCTCGATGCTGCAGGATCTCGAAGCCGGCCGCCCGCTCGAACTCGACGCGATTCTCGGCGCGCCGCTCGAATGCGCGGCGCGGCTCGACGTCGACGCACCGTTGATGCGGACGGTGCTGGCGCTCGCGACGCTGCGCGCCACCTCGGCGACGACTTGA
- a CDS encoding flavin reductase family protein, whose translation MFLDPATTPGFKRTLFNAIVAPRPIGWISTVNGKGEVNLAPFSHFNLVSTAPPVVMFSCNTPADRHEKDTVTNIRETGEFVTNLVTWDLREPMNTSSIDAPYGTDEFELAGLEKAPSVLVKPPRVAASPASMECRLLRIVDIEPTGPGETYSRVVFGRIVGVHLDERFVGADGRFDTVLAEPLTRLDGNRYASVGRLDELGRPSPRNN comes from the coding sequence ATGTTTCTCGACCCGGCGACTACGCCCGGCTTCAAGCGCACGCTGTTCAACGCGATCGTCGCGCCTCGGCCGATCGGCTGGATCAGCACGGTCAACGGCAAAGGCGAGGTGAATCTGGCGCCGTTCTCGCATTTCAATCTCGTCTCGACCGCGCCGCCCGTCGTGATGTTTTCGTGCAATACGCCGGCCGACCGGCATGAAAAGGACACGGTCACGAATATCCGCGAGACGGGCGAATTCGTCACGAATCTCGTGACCTGGGATCTGCGCGAGCCGATGAACACGAGCTCGATCGACGCGCCCTACGGCACCGACGAATTCGAACTGGCCGGGCTGGAGAAAGCGCCGAGCGTGCTGGTGAAGCCGCCGCGCGTCGCCGCGTCGCCCGCGAGCATGGAGTGCCGGCTGCTGCGGATCGTCGACATCGAACCGACGGGGCCCGGTGAAACGTACAGCCGGGTCGTGTTCGGCCGCATCGTCGGCGTGCATCTCGACGAGCGCTTCGTCGGTGCGGATGGCCGCTTCGACACGGTGCTCGCCGAGCCGTTGACCCGCCTCGACGGCAATCGCTACGCGAGCGTCGGGCGGCTCGACGAACTGGGCCGCCCGAGCCCTCGCAATAACTGA